From the genome of Hymenobacter sp. PAMC 26628, one region includes:
- a CDS encoding zinc-dependent alcohol dehydrogenase, translating to MLAMDYRGPRRVRAAQKPMPEIKHPQDAIVRVTRACICGSDLHLYNGNVPDTRVGTTFGHEFTGIVEEVGPEVTKVKVGDHVLVPFNVACGECHFCKQGMFGNCHESNTQASAVGGIFGYSHTAGGYNGGQAEYARVPYANVGPTVIPAGMDPDDAVLLTDVVPTGYQAAEMAGIQPGDTVVVFGAGPIGIMAARCAWLFGAGRVIVIDQVDYRLEFARNYAKCEAYNFNEMADPVVFIKKTTDFMGADVCIDAVGAEASGNAMQTITGRKLLLQAGSATAIHWAVNSVKKGGVVSIVGVYGPTDNLVPIGNVLNKGLTIRANQTSVKRLLPRLIEHVQNGIINPKALITHRIPLEEVADGYRIFSDKLDSCIKTVLISPSAKI from the coding sequence ATGCTAGCAATGGATTACCGGGGCCCCCGACGGGTCCGCGCGGCCCAGAAGCCCATGCCCGAAATCAAGCATCCGCAGGATGCCATCGTTCGGGTGACCCGCGCCTGCATTTGCGGCTCCGACCTGCACTTGTACAACGGCAACGTGCCCGACACCCGCGTGGGCACCACGTTCGGCCACGAATTCACGGGCATCGTGGAGGAAGTGGGGCCCGAGGTAACCAAGGTGAAGGTGGGCGACCACGTGCTGGTGCCCTTCAACGTGGCCTGCGGCGAATGCCACTTTTGCAAGCAGGGCATGTTCGGCAACTGCCACGAGAGCAACACCCAGGCCAGCGCCGTGGGCGGCATTTTTGGCTACTCGCACACCGCTGGCGGCTACAACGGCGGCCAGGCCGAATACGCCCGGGTGCCCTACGCCAACGTGGGCCCCACGGTGATTCCGGCCGGCATGGACCCCGACGACGCGGTGCTGCTGACCGACGTGGTGCCCACGGGTTATCAGGCCGCCGAGATGGCGGGCATTCAGCCCGGCGACACGGTGGTGGTGTTCGGCGCGGGGCCCATCGGCATCATGGCGGCGCGGTGCGCGTGGCTGTTCGGCGCCGGCCGCGTCATCGTCATCGACCAGGTGGACTACCGGCTGGAATTTGCGCGCAACTATGCCAAGTGCGAGGCCTACAACTTCAACGAGATGGCCGACCCGGTGGTGTTCATCAAGAAAACTACCGACTTCATGGGCGCCGACGTGTGCATCGACGCCGTGGGCGCCGAGGCCTCCGGCAACGCCATGCAGACCATCACCGGGCGCAAGCTGCTGCTGCAAGCCGGCTCGGCCACGGCCATCCACTGGGCCGTGAACTCGGTGAAGAAAGGCGGCGTGGTGTCCATCGTGGGCGTGTACGGGCCCACCGACAACCTCGTTCCGATAGGCAACGTGCTCAATAAGGGCCTCACCATCCGGGCCAACCAAACGTCGGTGAAGCGCTTGCTGCCCCGCCTGATCGAGCACGTGCAAAACGGCATCATTAACCCGAAGGCGCTGATTACGCACCGCATTCCGCTGGAGGAAGTGGCCGACGGTTACCGCATTTTCTCCGACAAGCTGGACAGCTGCATCAAAACTGTGCTCATCTCCCCGTCCGCCAAAATTTAA
- the acs gene encoding acetate--CoA ligase, with amino-acid sequence MHTRIRTLEEYHADYKQSIEDPDAFWAEAAEPFTWYKKWDTVRGGEFSPGGTSTWYAGASLNLTENCLDRHLAQRGNKLAVIFEPNDPKTRHLRLTYRELHEQVCQFANVLKKNGVQKGDRVVIYLPMIPQLAVATLACARIGAVHSVVFAGFSATAIADRLNDAQATVVLTADGLNRGAKQIPVKSVVDEALLHCPGVRRVIVVEHTGWPVDMQPGRDMWYHDEVQDVEKDCPAEPMAAEDPLFILYTSGSTGKPKGVVHTQAGYMVWADYTFRNVFQVEENDVCWCTADIGWVTGHTYALYGPLLAGSTTVLFEGVPTFPSPGRFWEVIDKHHVTIFYTAPTAIRSLMAQSIDHVLAYSLSSLRVLGSVGEPINEEAWHWYDQHVGKGRCPIVDTWWQTETGGIMVSALAGITPSVPARAGLPLPGVQPVLLNQDGSEIEGNDQEGYLAIKGSWPGVIRTTWGDHERARQTYFTPYPGYYFTGDGARRDEKGLYRIIGRVDDVINVSGHRFGTAEIENAINQSDYVVESAVVGYPHDVKGQGIYAYVICQNGPPTTDLELQMAEASIIEAVVAEIGRIAKPDKIQIVSGLPKTRSGKIMRRILRKVAEGETTNLGDVTTLLDPLVVEEILAGRK; translated from the coding sequence ATGCACACCCGCATCCGCACCCTCGAAGAATACCACGCCGATTACAAGCAGTCCATCGAAGACCCCGACGCCTTTTGGGCCGAGGCGGCTGAGCCCTTCACCTGGTACAAAAAGTGGGACACCGTGCGCGGCGGCGAGTTTTCGCCGGGCGGTACCAGCACCTGGTACGCCGGGGCCAGTCTCAACCTCACCGAGAACTGCCTCGACCGCCACCTGGCCCAGCGCGGCAACAAGCTGGCCGTCATCTTCGAGCCCAACGACCCCAAAACCCGCCACCTGCGCCTCACCTACCGCGAGCTGCACGAGCAGGTGTGCCAGTTTGCCAACGTGCTGAAAAAGAACGGCGTGCAGAAGGGCGACCGGGTGGTGATTTACCTGCCCATGATTCCGCAGCTGGCCGTGGCCACGCTGGCCTGCGCCCGCATCGGGGCGGTGCACTCGGTGGTGTTCGCCGGCTTCTCGGCCACCGCCATCGCCGACCGCCTCAACGACGCCCAGGCCACGGTGGTGCTCACGGCCGACGGCCTGAACCGCGGCGCCAAGCAAATTCCGGTGAAAAGCGTGGTCGACGAGGCCCTGCTGCACTGCCCGGGCGTGCGCCGCGTCATCGTGGTGGAGCACACCGGCTGGCCCGTGGACATGCAGCCCGGCCGCGACATGTGGTACCACGACGAGGTGCAGGACGTGGAAAAAGATTGCCCCGCCGAGCCCATGGCCGCCGAAGACCCGCTCTTCATCCTCTACACCAGCGGCAGCACTGGCAAGCCCAAGGGCGTGGTACACACCCAGGCCGGCTACATGGTGTGGGCCGACTATACGTTCCGCAACGTGTTTCAGGTGGAGGAAAACGACGTGTGCTGGTGCACCGCCGACATCGGCTGGGTCACGGGCCACACCTACGCCCTGTACGGGCCCCTGCTGGCGGGCAGCACCACGGTGCTGTTCGAGGGCGTGCCCACGTTCCCGTCGCCGGGTCGGTTCTGGGAAGTGATTGACAAGCACCACGTCACCATTTTCTACACCGCGCCCACGGCCATCCGCTCGCTCATGGCCCAGTCCATCGACCACGTGCTGGCCTACTCGCTCAGCAGCCTGCGCGTGCTGGGCTCGGTGGGCGAACCCATCAACGAAGAGGCCTGGCACTGGTACGACCAGCACGTGGGCAAGGGCCGCTGCCCCATCGTGGACACGTGGTGGCAGACCGAAACCGGCGGCATCATGGTGTCGGCCCTGGCCGGCATCACGCCCAGCGTGCCCGCCCGTGCCGGCCTGCCGCTGCCCGGCGTGCAGCCCGTGCTGCTGAACCAGGACGGCTCCGAAATCGAAGGCAACGACCAGGAGGGCTACCTGGCCATTAAAGGGAGTTGGCCGGGCGTGATCCGCACCACCTGGGGCGACCACGAACGCGCCCGCCAGACCTATTTCACTCCGTATCCTGGCTACTACTTCACCGGCGACGGGGCCCGGCGCGACGAAAAGGGCCTCTACCGCATCATCGGCCGCGTCGATGACGTCATCAACGTGAGCGGGCACCGTTTCGGCACCGCCGAAATCGAGAACGCCATCAACCAGAGCGACTACGTGGTGGAAAGCGCCGTGGTGGGCTACCCGCACGACGTGAAGGGCCAGGGCATCTACGCCTACGTCATCTGCCAAAACGGCCCCCCTACCACCGACCTTGAGCTGCAAATGGCCGAGGCCAGCATCATCGAGGCCGTGGTGGCCGAAATTGGCCGCATCGCCAAGCCCGACAAAATCCAGATCGTGAGCGGCCTGCCCAAAACCCGCTCCGGCAAAATCATGCGCCGCATCCTGCGCAAAGTGGCCGAGGGCGAAACCACCAACCTCGGCGACGTTACCACCCTGCTCGACCCGCTGGTGGTGGAGGAAATTTTGGCCGGCCGCAAGTAG
- a CDS encoding sensor histidine kinase, translating into MKKILLVDDNEQDRELYKRYLGKQLGTERLTFSEAATGAEARAQFLVHRPDCVLLDYSLPDAEGLDVLAGLLQLAPPESLCVVMVTGGGNEALAVRALNAGALDYLVKQQFDPALLAKTVLHAIEKNEWRQYEARYHGEVRAVNQQLRDSLDALTETRQEINLKNAQLVAANTELAATNAKLARTNRDLDNFVYAASHDLKQPVNNLRGLFDELRRSATFHDPEEAQVLRLVDGSLLDLSTTITALAAAVQAERGPGELASEPVALAELVAEVVAALGPQVQAIRARVHTDFGALPALPYVRSNLRTILLNLLANALKYCHPGRAPQVWLRTLWAAGQPVLEVQDNGLGINLERHGNELFQLFRRFHPHSASGTGVGLFLVNRLVQAQGGRIEVTSQEGQGTTFRLYLQGAA; encoded by the coding sequence GTGAAGAAAATCTTACTCGTTGACGACAATGAGCAGGACCGGGAATTATACAAACGGTACCTGGGCAAGCAATTAGGGACTGAGCGGCTGACGTTTAGCGAAGCTGCCACGGGCGCCGAGGCCCGGGCCCAGTTCCTGGTGCACCGCCCCGACTGCGTGCTGCTCGACTACAGCCTGCCGGACGCCGAAGGCCTTGACGTGCTGGCGGGGCTGCTACAGCTGGCCCCGCCCGAAAGCCTGTGCGTGGTGATGGTTACCGGCGGCGGCAACGAAGCGCTGGCCGTGCGCGCCCTCAACGCCGGGGCCCTCGACTACCTGGTGAAGCAGCAATTCGACCCCGCGCTGCTGGCCAAAACGGTACTCCACGCCATCGAGAAGAACGAGTGGCGCCAGTACGAGGCCCGCTACCACGGCGAGGTGCGCGCCGTGAACCAGCAGCTGCGCGATTCGCTGGACGCGCTGACGGAAACGCGGCAGGAAATCAACCTGAAAAATGCCCAGCTCGTGGCCGCCAACACCGAGCTGGCCGCCACCAACGCCAAGCTGGCCCGCACCAACCGCGACCTCGACAACTTCGTGTACGCGGCCTCGCACGACCTCAAGCAGCCGGTGAACAACCTGCGCGGGCTCTTTGACGAGCTGCGCCGCAGCGCCACCTTCCACGACCCCGAGGAGGCCCAGGTACTGCGCCTGGTCGATGGCTCGCTGCTCGACCTGAGCACCACCATCACCGCCCTGGCCGCTGCCGTGCAGGCCGAGCGCGGGCCCGGCGAGCTGGCCTCCGAGCCGGTGGCCCTGGCCGAGCTGGTAGCCGAGGTGGTGGCCGCCTTAGGGCCCCAGGTGCAGGCCATCCGGGCCCGGGTGCACACCGATTTTGGGGCCCTGCCCGCGCTGCCCTACGTGCGCAGCAACCTGCGCACCATCCTGCTCAACCTGCTGGCCAACGCCCTCAAGTACTGCCACCCCGGCCGGGCCCCGCAGGTATGGCTGCGCACGCTGTGGGCCGCGGGCCAGCCCGTGCTGGAGGTGCAGGACAACGGCCTGGGCATCAACCTAGAGCGTCACGGCAATGAGCTGTTTCAGCTGTTCCGCCGCTTCCACCCCCACTCGGCTTCCGGCACCGGCGTGGGCCTGTTCCTGGTCAACCGCTTGGTGCAGGCGCAGGGCGGCCGCATCGAGGTTACCAGCCAGGAGGGCCAGGGCACCACGTTCCGGCTGTACTTGCAGGGCGCAGCGTAG
- a CDS encoding ATP-binding protein, with protein sequence MAEPTMSLTDNDLITAPITLTNCDREPIHLPGAIQPYGFLLCLDPSTHRVVQASANTGALVGRAAESLLGGGLGQLLGPARLAEVEGRLATLTETTQLLGARLEAVAGQPYFKLIMHRYDGLLWVEFEPVAETDAAPLDLSMLNAALGQMLAAPTVLNFCQHAAEQVRAITGFDRVAIYRFAPDESGEVVAEAIHPDLAPWLGLHYPASDIPQQARAMYLKNWLRFIPDAAYAPVPLVPGLSPTTGRPPDMTYAVLRSVSPIHLEYLHHLGSAATMTISLIDDGKLWGMITCHHRTPRLVGFELRELCQFIGKTFSALIASKVRADQYAYHLRVRERLAQLLERVTRADDFVGALAQPGPSIQEVFDCGGVAVCFGGEVQLLGHTPTAAQVRELLAWLTEHAPGPLFHTDSLVAHYPAGAPALRATASGLIAAALADAPGHYLLWFRPEVVQTVTWAGRNDKPQLLADGQIFLSPRQSFEAWKQLVEHTAAPWLPLELAAAREIRQHVADLQLKAFNVLQARAQSLSALNTALERSNDELDSFAYVASHDLKEPLRGIHNYALFLLEDYAAQLDADGVHKLQTLVRLSQRMEGLIESLLRLSQVGRTDLVAVDVDPNEVLAETADLLRPRLEQTHTQLVVAGAPWPAVRGDRLRLLEVFSNLLSNAMKYDDQPTKTVTVGWGPAAPGGPAAAVNLDHYYLFYVRDNGIGIDAKHHSSIFKLFKRLHGQEKYGGGSGAGLAIAKKMVEKHGGQLWVESALGHGATFYFTLSKSL encoded by the coding sequence TTGGCTGAACCAACCATGAGCCTGACCGACAACGACCTTATAACCGCCCCCATCACCCTCACCAACTGCGACCGGGAGCCGATTCACCTGCCCGGAGCCATCCAGCCCTACGGCTTTTTGCTGTGCCTCGACCCCAGCACCCACCGCGTGGTGCAGGCCAGCGCCAACACCGGGGCCCTGGTGGGCCGCGCGGCCGAAAGCCTACTGGGTGGCGGCCTCGGCCAGCTGCTGGGCCCCGCCCGGCTGGCCGAAGTGGAGGGCCGCCTGGCCACGCTTACCGAAACGACCCAGCTGCTGGGCGCCCGGCTGGAGGCGGTGGCCGGCCAGCCGTACTTCAAGCTCATTATGCATCGCTACGACGGGCTGCTGTGGGTGGAGTTTGAGCCAGTGGCCGAAACCGACGCCGCGCCCCTCGACCTGTCCATGCTAAACGCGGCCCTGGGCCAGATGCTGGCCGCGCCCACGGTGCTCAACTTTTGCCAGCACGCCGCGGAGCAGGTGCGCGCCATCACGGGCTTCGACCGGGTGGCCATTTACCGGTTTGCGCCCGACGAAAGCGGCGAAGTCGTTGCCGAGGCCATCCACCCCGACCTGGCCCCCTGGCTGGGCCTGCACTACCCGGCCTCCGACATTCCGCAGCAGGCGCGGGCCATGTACCTCAAAAACTGGCTCCGCTTCATCCCCGACGCGGCCTACGCGCCGGTGCCGCTGGTGCCCGGCCTCAGCCCCACCACCGGCCGCCCGCCCGACATGACCTACGCCGTGCTGCGCAGCGTGTCGCCCATTCACCTCGAATACCTGCACCACCTGGGCTCGGCGGCCACAATGACCATCTCGCTCATCGACGACGGCAAGCTGTGGGGCATGATAACGTGCCACCACCGCACGCCCCGGCTCGTGGGTTTCGAGCTGCGCGAGCTGTGCCAGTTCATCGGCAAAACGTTCTCGGCCCTGATTGCCAGCAAGGTGCGCGCCGACCAGTACGCCTACCACCTGCGCGTGCGCGAGCGGCTGGCGCAACTGCTGGAGCGCGTGACCCGCGCCGACGATTTTGTGGGGGCCCTGGCCCAGCCGGGCCCCAGCATCCAGGAGGTGTTCGATTGCGGCGGGGTGGCCGTGTGCTTCGGCGGCGAAGTGCAGCTGCTGGGCCACACGCCCACCGCGGCGCAGGTGCGCGAGCTGCTGGCCTGGCTGACCGAGCACGCCCCGGGGCCCCTGTTCCACACCGATTCGCTGGTTGCTCACTACCCGGCGGGGGCCCCGGCGCTGCGGGCCACGGCCAGCGGCCTCATCGCCGCGGCGCTGGCCGACGCGCCCGGCCACTACCTGCTCTGGTTCCGGCCCGAGGTGGTGCAAACCGTGACCTGGGCCGGCCGCAACGACAAGCCCCAGCTGCTGGCCGACGGGCAGATTTTCCTCTCCCCGCGCCAGTCGTTCGAGGCCTGGAAGCAGCTGGTGGAGCACACCGCCGCGCCCTGGCTGCCCCTGGAGCTGGCCGCGGCCCGCGAAATCCGCCAGCACGTGGCCGACTTGCAGCTCAAGGCCTTCAACGTGTTGCAGGCCCGCGCCCAGAGCCTGAGTGCGCTCAACACGGCCCTGGAGCGCAGCAACGACGAGCTGGACTCGTTTGCCTACGTGGCCTCGCACGACCTCAAGGAACCGCTGCGGGGCATTCACAACTACGCGCTGTTTTTGCTGGAAGACTACGCGGCCCAGCTCGACGCCGACGGCGTGCACAAGCTCCAGACACTAGTGCGCCTGAGCCAGCGCATGGAGGGCCTGATTGAGTCGCTGCTCCGTCTCTCGCAGGTAGGCCGCACCGATTTGGTAGCGGTCGACGTAGACCCCAACGAGGTGCTGGCCGAAACCGCCGACCTGCTGCGCCCGCGCCTCGAGCAAACCCATACCCAGCTGGTGGTGGCCGGGGCCCCGTGGCCCGCCGTGCGCGGCGACCGGTTGCGCCTGCTCGAGGTGTTCAGCAATCTACTGAGCAACGCCATGAAATACGACGACCAGCCCACCAAAACCGTGACCGTGGGCTGGGGCCCCGCCGCGCCCGGCGGGCCCGCGGCGGCCGTAAACCTCGACCATTATTATTTGTTCTACGTACGCGACAATGGCATTGGCATCGACGCCAAGCACCACAGTAGCATTTTCAAACTTTTCAAGCGCCTGCACGGCCAAGAAAAATACGGCGGCGGCTCGGGCGCGGGCTTGGCAATTGCCAAAAAGATGGTTGAAAAGCACGGCGGCCAACTGTGGGTGGAGTCGGCCCTGGGCCACGGCGCCACGTTCTACTTTACCCTTTCAAAAAGCCTATAA
- a CDS encoding response regulator, with product MTYTPLKPVLVVEDSAEDYTALGRAFRKHALQNPVLRCEDGDQALDYLLGYGKAVGWPQVLPSIVLLDLNMPGTDGRAVLEVLKNDPRLSYIPVIVFSTSSSATDIDACYQLGANSYLAKPIDYAALEEKIRVTIQYWLETAELPRLL from the coding sequence GTGACCTATACCCCGCTAAAACCGGTGCTCGTGGTGGAAGACAGCGCCGAGGATTACACAGCCCTGGGCCGGGCCTTCCGCAAGCACGCACTGCAAAACCCGGTGCTGCGCTGCGAAGACGGCGACCAGGCCCTGGACTACCTGCTGGGCTACGGCAAGGCTGTGGGCTGGCCCCAGGTGCTGCCCTCCATTGTGCTGCTCGACCTGAACATGCCCGGCACCGACGGCCGCGCCGTGTTGGAGGTACTCAAAAACGACCCGCGGCTGAGTTACATTCCGGTCATCGTGTTCAGCACGTCCAGCAGTGCGACCGATATCGACGCCTGTTACCAACTCGGGGCCAACAGCTACCTCGCCAAGCCCATCGACTACGCGGCCCTGGAGGAGAAAATTCGGGTCACCATCCAGTACTGGCTCGAAACCGCGGAGCTGCCGCGGTTATTATAA
- a CDS encoding sce7726 family protein, with protein MNDPAIRALLYPLLTGGVYVDELPTGSTRADVVHITEHFMHGYEVKGDRDTLQRVPNQLRCYAAAYDFVTFVVTEKHLPKLLPLLPAWVGILVASENGLRPHRPAAYNATVERAPIAALLLLEEVKQFLLALGLTGVSTLRGRDIAHLLRTNNRIPLARLAQYVRDRLMARLLQRLLARAERKTERDRLAAIRKKRPKRKAKLVAKPTKKDGPADGKRAAAG; from the coding sequence GTGAACGACCCGGCAATCAGGGCCCTGCTCTACCCCCTACTGACCGGCGGCGTGTACGTGGACGAGCTGCCCACCGGCAGCACCCGCGCCGACGTGGTGCACATTACCGAGCACTTCATGCACGGCTACGAGGTGAAAGGTGACCGCGACACCTTGCAGCGCGTGCCCAACCAGCTGCGCTGCTACGCCGCGGCGTATGATTTCGTCACGTTCGTGGTGACGGAGAAGCACTTGCCCAAGCTGCTGCCGCTGCTGCCCGCGTGGGTGGGCATCCTGGTGGCGTCCGAGAACGGCCTGCGCCCGCACCGCCCGGCCGCTTACAACGCCACCGTGGAGCGGGCCCCCATCGCCGCCCTGCTCCTGCTCGAAGAGGTGAAGCAATTCCTGCTGGCCCTGGGCCTGACGGGCGTGAGCACGCTGCGGGGCCGCGACATTGCCCACCTGCTGCGCACCAACAACCGCATCCCGCTGGCGCGCCTGGCCCAGTACGTGCGCGACCGCCTGATGGCGCGCCTGCTCCAGCGCCTACTGGCCCGCGCCGAGCGCAAAACCGAACGCGACCGGCTGGCGGCTATCCGCAAGAAGCGACCGAAGCGCAAGGCCAAACTGGTCGCCAAGCCCACTAAAAAAGATGGGCCGGCGGATGGTAAGCGCGCCGCTGCGGGGTAG
- a CDS encoding DUF4276 family protein: protein MRALHLLVEGAGDEQAVPILLRRLLHEEHRRHDWLVDPKHVMKVGGLAKLRSRLGNYIEHLRDKPSCAGALILLDLDDQLPCEEAPALAEEIAALQQLPFPIAVVFAYKEYESWFLASLASIAAGSPHFPDGLTYPNDPEAKRGAKEELDKRMPPLVKYKEVLHQAEFTKLLSFAEARRAPSFQRLERALGELLTAVDMDGGAGMVSPRRR, encoded by the coding sequence ATGCGGGCACTGCATTTATTGGTGGAAGGTGCGGGCGATGAGCAGGCCGTACCGATACTGTTGCGGCGGCTGCTGCACGAGGAGCACCGGCGCCACGATTGGCTGGTGGACCCCAAGCACGTGATGAAAGTAGGCGGGCTGGCCAAGCTGCGGAGCCGGCTGGGCAATTACATCGAGCACCTGCGCGACAAGCCTTCCTGCGCCGGGGCCCTGATTTTGCTGGATTTGGACGACCAGTTGCCGTGCGAAGAAGCGCCCGCGCTGGCCGAGGAAATTGCCGCACTCCAGCAATTGCCGTTTCCCATTGCGGTGGTGTTTGCCTACAAGGAATACGAATCGTGGTTTCTGGCCAGCCTAGCCAGCATCGCGGCCGGCTCGCCCCATTTCCCCGATGGCCTCACGTACCCCAACGACCCCGAAGCCAAGCGCGGCGCGAAGGAAGAATTAGACAAGCGGATGCCGCCCCTCGTCAAGTACAAAGAAGTGCTGCACCAGGCCGAATTTACCAAGCTGCTGAGTTTCGCTGAGGCCCGGCGGGCACCATCGTTTCAGCGGTTGGAGCGGGCACTGGGCGAATTATTGACTGCCGTAGACATGGACGGTGGCGCAGGTATGGTTTCACCACGCAGGCGCTAA
- a CDS encoding AAA family ATPase has translation MVPETEPTAKRAELPMRLTRLRVKNFRSIADIDIPLSPLTVLVGPNGSGKSNVVDALRFVRDVFARGLDQAVMDREGMGVIQRWGTEGEGITIGINFFSEVVESKEMILPRGNYLMHGKAAVSIEYIFSFNENTKKTFTIKSEQLSIKIHEKYAPIVQIIRENSSVKVRFGKEKWINIFEKGKHWWAPLGESHLSLPEALFGYSYDFFKEQTGSISDTDNYNFREEVEQEIETVAELLSSSFFYSLNPIDLRQPQQMLKETPFNEKGRNLAAVLRHLSTNIGPKWEALQFALQQAIIGFDTVKIEAVGGYLATKLIYRTGDNNPRTSYLGQESDGTIRMLGLLAALQQEPSQPFISIEEPEANIHPGALAVLAGVIDEASLRSQILVTTHSPDMLDHLPVESFLVVEKVGDTTHVGPLDASQVASVRKRLFTPSELFRMEGLQRQAAPEAAS, from the coding sequence ATGGTCCCAGAAACCGAACCCACCGCCAAGCGCGCCGAACTGCCCATGCGCTTGACCCGTTTGCGCGTCAAGAATTTCCGCAGCATCGCGGACATCGACATTCCCCTGTCGCCGCTCACGGTGCTGGTGGGCCCCAACGGCTCCGGCAAAAGCAACGTGGTAGATGCTTTGCGCTTCGTGCGCGACGTGTTTGCGCGTGGGCTGGACCAAGCCGTAATGGATAGGGAAGGAATGGGAGTTATTCAGCGTTGGGGGACGGAGGGGGAGGGAATTACAATTGGTATTAATTTTTTTTCCGAAGTAGTAGAATCTAAAGAAATGATTCTTCCGAGAGGAAACTACCTCATGCATGGGAAAGCAGCTGTTTCGATAGAATATATATTTTCTTTCAATGAAAATACTAAAAAGACGTTTACAATTAAGAGCGAGCAATTATCTATCAAAATTCATGAAAAATACGCTCCTATAGTGCAGATTATAAGAGAAAATTCATCTGTAAAAGTGCGTTTCGGAAAAGAAAAATGGATAAATATATTTGAAAAAGGAAAGCATTGGTGGGCGCCGCTAGGAGAGAGTCATTTGTCATTACCTGAGGCATTATTCGGATACAGCTATGACTTTTTCAAAGAGCAAACTGGTTCGATTTCCGATACTGATAATTATAATTTCCGCGAAGAAGTTGAACAGGAAATAGAAACTGTAGCAGAGCTTCTTTCTTCAAGCTTTTTTTACTCTCTCAATCCTATTGATTTACGACAACCACAACAGATGTTGAAGGAAACTCCCTTTAACGAAAAGGGGCGTAACCTAGCTGCGGTCTTGCGTCATCTTTCAACTAACATTGGTCCAAAATGGGAGGCATTACAATTCGCATTGCAACAAGCTATCATTGGGTTCGATACAGTGAAAATAGAAGCTGTTGGCGGTTATTTAGCTACTAAACTCATTTATCGAACGGGTGATAATAATCCCCGTACATCTTACCTTGGACAAGAATCCGATGGTACAATTCGAATGCTTGGATTATTAGCAGCCCTTCAGCAAGAACCCTCGCAACCATTCATCAGCATCGAAGAACCCGAGGCGAATATTCACCCTGGGGCCCTGGCGGTGCTGGCAGGCGTAATTGATGAGGCCAGTTTGCGCAGCCAAATATTGGTGACTACGCACAGCCCGGATATGCTGGACCACCTGCCGGTTGAATCATTCCTGGTGGTGGAAAAAGTGGGCGATACCACGCACGTGGGGCCCCTCGATGCCAGCCAGGTAGCGTCGGTGCGCAAGCGGCTGTTTACGCCTAGCGAGCTATTCCGCATGGAAGGCTTGCAGCGCCAGGCCGCACCCGAAGCGGCTTCGTAA
- a CDS encoding biliverdin-producing heme oxygenase, whose translation MPNPPETPAILLRLRHETRPYHDALEQQAFNRALAAGAPTAAGTAQFLAKMYGFLQPYETALRAHAADFSPAWDLAERFRAHLILEDLPEVPGAPTPPLCPAMPPLRTRAQLLGTMYVMEGSTLGGQVIARQLAKAGIPLRQYFTGYGARTGPLWKAFCQQLAEAAPAAGPDDVVAAASRAFHRLDAWLNQP comes from the coding sequence TTGCCTAATCCTCCCGAAACGCCGGCCATCCTGCTGCGGCTGCGCCACGAAACCCGCCCCTACCACGACGCCCTGGAGCAGCAGGCCTTCAACCGGGCCCTGGCGGCGGGTGCGCCCACAGCGGCCGGCACGGCGCAGTTCCTGGCCAAGATGTACGGCTTTTTGCAGCCCTACGAAACGGCCCTGCGGGCCCACGCGGCCGATTTTTCGCCGGCCTGGGACCTGGCCGAGCGATTCCGCGCCCACCTCATCCTGGAAGATTTACCGGAAGTGCCCGGGGCCCCCACCCCGCCGCTGTGCCCGGCCATGCCGCCGCTGCGCACCCGCGCCCAGCTGCTGGGCACCATGTACGTAATGGAGGGCTCGACGCTGGGCGGGCAGGTCATTGCGCGGCAGCTGGCCAAGGCCGGCATTCCGCTGCGCCAGTACTTCACGGGCTATGGCGCGCGCACGGGGCCCCTGTGGAAAGCCTTTTGCCAGCAACTGGCCGAGGCCGCCCCCGCCGCGGGCCCCGACGACGTGGTGGCCGCCGCCAGCCGCGCCTTTCACCGCCTCGACGCTTGGCTGAACCAACCATGA